One Lagenorhynchus albirostris chromosome 7, mLagAlb1.1, whole genome shotgun sequence genomic window, AAACCAAAGcactgagaggttaagtagcATGTCCGACCAAGGTCCCACCAAGATTAACAGGGATTAAATGGCTCTACTGGAATTAGTGAGAAAGGTactgaatatatttcttttgctCTAATATTATTCTTAAAAAGGCAAATCTAGTTCAGGGTTTTAATGTTTGcctttttagatatttaaaacgGATAGAGGGTGGAGTCAATTTCAGGTAACGCACAGAGCACGCACCTGGATATGGGGGGCCAGGCAAATAAGGTGCTTACTGCCACCTAGTGGCAACCTATGCTTATCGCAGCGAGGCCGCCAAGAATACCAGGCCTCCAGGCGCAGGTGCTGCAAAACCAAAACTTGGGAAGGTGGAATCTATCAAATATCCCAAGTATTCACTCCTATTTGCAGAGGTTATTGCCAAATCAGTGTGATGTGAGAAGTCAAGACAATTTTTCAGTGGCTCCACCTTCCTCCCTCATCCCTGCCTTCTTGGGACAGTTTGTGGCTTCTTGCTTCCACACTCGCAGGGTATGCTCCTCCTAGGGTACACACATTACTGATGGCAATCTGCTTATCTGTACCCACCCAGAGGGGCTGTGAGCATCCTGGCCAGGGGCAGAGGCttgtcttactcatctttatgAATAAGccagtgaatgtttgttgaacaaatatgAGCGGATGCTTTTGGCCCAAACTTGTCATCACTCTGTATGATTCAGGCAAAGATTAAGCAAAAGTTTATTTGAACACtctaaataataaacatttgagaGGGGTGGGCAGAGGAATGGTAGGAGCTGCTCAGGGAAGtgtccagggcagggcagggggtctGGCCAACTGGCCCGCTCACAGGGCAGTGGAGAACCAGAACTTCTGGGTCAAACAGAATACAGCAGCTGTGAGGGCCGTACACTGACGGGCCAAGAGTTTCACACTCAGGTCATGGTAGCCTCTCTCACAGGTGAGCTTAGCGGCCTCCACAAACTGGTGGTAGGTGTACACCACATCCCTCAGGTTCCCCGCTGCCTCTCTGTGTCGGGTGGAGCAGTGGCTGCAGGCTGTGAACTGGAAGCACAGGCCGGCCAGCTGGACCAGGTGCTGGAAGGTGTCGCGCACAGCACCCTGCATCTCCTCGGGGGACTGGTCCATTCTGATCACGTGCTGACAGCTCAACAGGAGCTTTTGGGAGCCCATGCAGAGGCGGCTCCGGCTTTCAGAAAAGTGCCAGGTGCACTTCTCGGGAGGGTGCGTGTTCCCATTTCCCCAGGAAGCTTCTAAAATGTTCTGTAATTCCAGCAAGCTCTCCGTGAGTTGGCTGAAGCCCTCCGGGGTGCTGGCAGGGGCAGCTTTCAGCTGTCTCAGAGCCCTGGTGCAGTACTCTGGCCAGATGTGGCTGTTCCTCGACAGGGGCTCAGTGCTGCAGCTGTGGACCCGGGCAGGCCTCCAGGGCAGGGCCAGCTGGCCTCCTGCAGAGGGTGGTGAGGTGAGGGGGGCTGTGGGGTGTGCTTCCAGGCCCCTGTCTTCCTCCTCCGTCTCTGGCTGCAGGCCACGGAAGCACGTGGCATAGGAGAACTGGCAGCTGCACTGCTCCATCCCAGTTCTAGGGGCCACAGTCTCATTCACGCCTGCAAACCCCGAAGATGTGGCCGTCCTGAGACTGGCAGAAACTTTAGGATAGCTTTCTGGGGCAAAGCACAGGAAAGACTTCTCATTAGGAAGGCACATGCTAGGGCTTTTGTCTTTGCTTCCTGGCAGTGAACAATGATTTGAACCTTCTAAGTGGGGCTCCTCTTGGGAACACGGTAGTGGCTCTGGCAGAGAAGGCCCTGGATTCAAACAGACCTGCTGAGGAGTGTCCCTAGGGGTGGTATCTTCCCCTATCACATGGTTAGGTGGCTCTGCCTTGACCTCCTCCAGAGGGAAAGCTGATGAAATGGTCTGGTCCCTAAGCAAGAAACCCAGGTCTAAATCCAGCTCTGCCAATAGTTTTTGTTCTTGGGCCTGGCAGGCTTGGCCTGGGGTTTCTCTGCTTTGTCCTTGGGGGTCTCTGGGGGAATGTGGTGGGGTCTGTTCAGTCCTTGTTACAGGAGCCTCCAAGGAGAGGGAGGCTACCATGCCACCAGATGGAGCACTGACACCAACAGTCTGTTGAACAGCATTCAACACGTCACCCTTGGGGTCACCTGGATCCTTCTCAGATTCATCATGAAATAAGTTGGTGCCATTTTTGTTTGTAACTTCTCTGTCATGTTCCAAAGATAGTTGTCCTTGCTGCTCCTCCTTCGTAGGGAAAGAAGCCATCTTCTCTTCTGAATTTATTCCACATTCACCACTTCTAGGCCTGTCTCGAGGAGACAACAGAGACCCTGTGTCCTGGGGGGCAGTTTCTTGCATATGATTTGTAAACAGAGATCCCAGTCCTCTTTCTATCTGGACTCCTCCCAGCTCTAGTGTGTCTCCTTGAGAGATATTATGTGGCCCTGGGCTGATGGTCAGGCAGACTCTGTCTGGGTTCAAGTCAGCACTGGAGAGGGAGGAGGTGCTGTCCCCAAGCTCCATGGCAAGTTCTCGGGGGGCACTGCCATCCGAGTCTTGAAATGGAGATGAGGTCTGGGGAAGCTCTACCTGAGCCGTATCTGGGCCAGATAAGCCTGCGTTGGGACTGTGAGGAGTGTTTGCTGGGGAACTGGCAACACTGGCGGTCAGAGGGGCAATCCCAGAATTCTCTTTATGGCTGGGGTCAATCCGGAGGCGAatggcagaaatagaaaacactcGAGAGTCGATGACCGACTTGGTTTCCATGGTCTCAGGCTCCATCTCCATGGCCCGGGAGGCTGGGTTTTTGCTCTTGGTCTCCCTCAGGGGAGCCAGCAGCCCCAGGGCCTTGGTCTCCAGGAGGCCAGGCTCACCCTGCACGTCTTGCAGACAGGACACGGTTGGGGAGGGTGCACTGAGGGCCAGGTAGGGCTCCCGGTCATAGTAGCACACGTCGTCCACGCTCTCCAGGGAGGCTGATGGCATCAGGGGAAATGAGACCTGACAGGTGTAGTCGGTCTTTAGGAAAGACCTTTTTTTCCTCAGGGTCTTGGCATACTTTTTCACCCCTCCCCTTCTGCTTGGCTCTCTTCCCCCTGGCTCAGGATTCAGGCTGTCCTCAGGGCTGCAAGTGCTGGCCTTATTCTGTGAGCTTGTGGCACTGGTTTCTGCAGCAGAAGCAGCTCTGAGCCCTGAGaaccaagagagaaaaaagaacatgaaaagcaCAAAAACAAAGAGACTTGTAGATCTTGGGCTCAGGACTCAggattgcctgggttcaaatcctggctgggCTGTGTAACCGTGGGCATGTTAAATCTTGAGctcctcaatttcctcttctgaaagATGGGGATGATCACCGTGGTAGACCTTTTTTGGTTCTTGGTTGCCCAAGATCCATTGCCTTATCTTTTGGTCACAGTACCCCAACTTCCTTTTGGGGAATGACATCTCCCCAGTAGTTACAGTCTGCTGGAACTATTAATGAAGGGGCCCTATCCACATCAGCCAAGTGGTCAGATTTATGACCTAGAAAGTCAGTCACAAAATTTCCTAAAATTTCAAACTCAAAcacattgattaaaaaaaaaaaaaacacaaaaaacagtaGAGCCCGTTCTTCGCAGCCACAGTATCCTGACAGTACAATGAAGAATCCTGCTACCCCACCCCCGATCTGGTTGCTGCCTGTGTCTGAACCAGCTCTTCACCTCTGCTGGCAATTCTCTAAGCTATCTTACATCCTTTCAACACTTTCTCTCTGTGCTTACATTAACCCAAGTCAGTCAGTACCAGTGGTGTCGATCAGCACTGCCATGCCGGTTAGATGACTTAGTACGTATCAAGCTCCTGGCACAAGGCCTGTGCCTAATGGGTGTGCACTAAAGGGAGCCAGTGCTGTCATTGTTATGATTGTCACTACATGGGTGAGGGTCCCAAGCGAGCTTTCTTTTGACAAAAAGTGGCTGTGACTCTCAGTCATGGGCATGAGGGGTCTTGCACATACCAGGATGGATCTTTCTGCAAGGAGATGCACTTTTGTGAAGAAGTCCTGGGAATCAGCCAGAAGGAATTAAGATCACAGGCTAGCACCTGAGAATCAGAGGGCTCTTAGACTCAGACCAGTGTTTTGCACCCTGGctaaactttattaaaaacttcATCAAATCCTAGGCTGCTCCTCAGACCTCCTAAATCAGAAGCTCTGAGGCTGAGATCTAGgaatatacagtattttaaacAGGTCCCTTGGGTGATTTCGATGTTTTGGAATTCCAGCCACGTTTTGGAATTGCCGCTCTAGGCCACCTACAGCCACTGACCAAGGGTGTTTCTGAAGCCTAAAAAGGGAGAGGCTCCCACACTGAGTCAGGGGCCAGACCAGACCCCAGGCTCAGGAGTCCCAGGTCTGGGCTGTCTCCCCAGCACCTCACTGGCTCTCTGTAAAAGAGGGAGTGTCCAGTGTGGACCTTATATCCCTGACTGGACTCCCATAAAGGAAGGCCTTGACTGATGGTCTGTCTCATGCCCATCTTGCCTCTAGCATAATGGCTGAGCCAGAAGGGCAAGGCTGGGGGCATGGATGGCAGTTGGCTGGGTTCTGTGGGAAGCAGGGCACAATCTGGCCATAGGTTTCTAGGTCAATTAACGAAGTCAGGGTAGATGGTGGAGAgtgcattcatttatccatttagcAGCAACCGCCAGGCACTATGTGCCAGGACACAGAGATGAGTGTGAAACGCACAGTTCCCACTCGAAGGAGTTTTCGGTTTAGTGAAGGAGAGAAACATCaatacaaaaatcacacaaataaatatgcaaCTACAGGCAGTGCTAAGTGCCAGGCAGGAAGCACCCAGGGTGTGTGACAGGGATGGGGAGACCTGCCCTAGTCCTGGCAGTCTGGTTAATATTCCCAGAGGAAGTGAATTTGAGGCCTGATAGATGGATGGGCATCAGCAAGCAAAGATCAGGGTGAGGAATGTTTCAGGTGGAAagagcagcatgtgcaaaggctggAAGTAGAAAAGAACTGGGCACTTTCAAAGAATGGCAAGGAGGTCTGTGTGGCAGGAATGCATGGAGAGGGCtcagggggaaggagagaaacaggCAGAGGCCATGTCACAGAGGGCCTCAAGAAGCCTTGCAGGGGCTGCTAAGAAGCTGGCCTTTCTCCCACGAGCAACGGGAAACCACTAGAGGGCAGGGCGCAACAGGAAAGGGCTGGAACAAAGAAAAGGGCTGCAGCTTCCCCAGCTCTTAGTAGGTCACCCCTAATGTCTGTGtgctattttccaatttttttcttcagagttcagagtgagtgagtgagtgtgtgtgtgtgtgtgtgtgtgtgtgtgtgtgtgtgtgtgtgtgtgtgtgtgtgtgtgtgtgtaaatgtccCGCAAGGATCTCTGGTCAGCTTAGGAAGTCATTCTGTGTGGAAAGACACCCCACACCCTTTGTGGAGGAAGGGATGAGGATCCGGAAAGAAACATGATCCCCCTGCCTTATGTCCGGGTCCCTTCGGGGCCACCAACAGCCTGTCAGTTAGGTTCTTTTTGTTTCAAGGCCTCATTTAAAGCTTTGGGGTCAACAATGGCACAGCTGCTTCCCTCTGCTGGGCTGTCAAACCCTTTTCTTTCTGTGTAAATTCTGTCCATCTTACAACGCCTGGCCCATTTGCTGcctcttctgggaagccttccctgattcccaCTGTTGAATTAATGCCACCCATCTCTGCCTGCCCACAGTTCTCTGAACCTCCCTTGCAGCCCTTACTTGAAGTCGGGATGCCCGTAATGTGATCCACTGAGCCCAGCTGGCCCACCTCAAAAGAGAACAAGGACCGTGCTCTACCTACCTGTTTTCCCATCAAGCTTGGCCCCTGACCCCGGTGGGTACTGAGGAGCTGCCTGCACAGACCTGCGAGGGAGGGCTCACCTGAGAAGGCATCTGGGGGTGTGAGCTTGTCAGCTGCATCATAGTATTCCTCATCCGAACTGCCATCCTCCAAGGCCAGCGGCAGGCACAGGGCCAGCGCTTGCAGCGTGGAGCTGGGCTGGGCCTCAGGCCCTCCCTGCTGGGCCCAGGCTGCCAGGCCCCGACCCTGCCGGGAAGCTGTGCTGTCCGAGCTGTCACTCAGGTGGCTGGCGGGGGAGACATTGGTGCACAGGTTGTAGTAGTCAATCTGGCTGCCCTCGTACATCCTGGGGTCCAGCCTGACCGCGCTCAGTTCCGGTCCCCAGCTGAAGGTCTCAGGAGTGGGACTCTCAGAAAACTCTGTCTTCTGGCACTCAGGGTTGGCTCTCCGAGCCAGGTCCAGGAGACAGAGAAAGCCACTGGTTTCGATCCTGCTTCTCTCCTCTTGGCTGTCAGAATCAAGATTCTCTGGGAAGCCTACTGAGCCCAGGTGGAAGAAGCCGGAGCTGCTGGAGGAGCAGGCGTCCAGGTCATCCTCTTCCAGGGCATCCATGGACTCGCTTGAGCCACTGGTCCTGCAGCCTCGGCTCTCAGCGTTGGCCGAGTCCGATGCCTCAGACTCAGCACTGTCTGTTTTGCTGCTGGCCCCGCAGGTGCTTGGGCCTTTCTCGGCCACCTCAGGCATGGAGCTGTCCCCAGGAGGCTGCTCCTCTTCTACAAGTGGTCTGCAGGGGCCCAGCTTCAGCAGGTGTCTGTCAGAGAGGGGCTCCAACACGCAGTCCACTTCAGAGGACTCCTCGGAGTCACTGCATGCCCTGGATTCGTAGCCTGAAACACAGGAGACACCAAGGGTTACAAGACAGCATTTGGGGACAGGCAGATGCTTATGTATCCTCCCGCCCCCTCTCTGCCTGCCC contains:
- the FRMPD1 gene encoding FERM and PDZ domain-containing protein 1, which produces MEMLETSLFQTRKAHRIEQMVARWLRRSRDSSARAKDAAADGPPGIPTQTIIPVKHTVKIDKDDLLQDYGFHISETLPLTVVAVTAGSSAYGKLFPGDQILQINNEPAEDLSCERAVDILREAEDSLSITVVRCTSGVPKSSFLTEEKRARLKTNPVKVHFAEEVLVSGHSQGNSLLCMPNVLKVYLENGQTKAFKFEAHTTVKDIILTVKEKLSIRSMEYFALALEEQYNISRLHLLHEEELIQQVVQREESHDYRCLFRVCFVPKDPLDLLKEDPVAFEYLYLQSCSDVLQERFAVEMKCSSALRLAALHIQERIYACAQPQKISLKYIEKDWGIENFISPTLLRNMKGKDIKKAISFHMKRNQNLLEPRQKQLISAAQLRLNYLQILGELKTYGGKIFNATLMLQDRESYIALLVGAKYGISHIINSKLNIMSTLAEFANISRVELTEESEKVSMVKVHLQNIKVLTLLLESNSAKDLACLIAGYYRLYVDPVTSVFLWPGNKQQVHRVSAEEGYESRACSDSEESSEVDCVLEPLSDRHLLKLGPCRPLVEEEQPPGDSSMPEVAEKGPSTCGASSKTDSAESEASDSANAESRGCRTSGSSESMDALEEDDLDACSSSSSGFFHLGSVGFPENLDSDSQEERSRIETSGFLCLLDLARRANPECQKTEFSESPTPETFSWGPELSAVRLDPRMYEGSQIDYYNLCTNVSPASHLSDSSDSTASRQGRGLAAWAQQGGPEAQPSSTLQALALCLPLALEDGSSDEEYYDAADKLTPPDAFSGLRAASAAETSATSSQNKASTCSPEDSLNPEPGGREPSRRGGVKKYAKTLRKKRSFLKTDYTCQVSFPLMPSASLESVDDVCYYDREPYLALSAPSPTVSCLQDVQGEPGLLETKALGLLAPLRETKSKNPASRAMEMEPETMETKSVIDSRVFSISAIRLRIDPSHKENSGIAPLTASVASSPANTPHSPNAGLSGPDTAQVELPQTSSPFQDSDGSAPRELAMELGDSTSSLSSADLNPDRVCLTISPGPHNISQGDTLELGGVQIERGLGSLFTNHMQETAPQDTGSLLSPRDRPRSGECGINSEEKMASFPTKEEQQGQLSLEHDREVTNKNGTNLFHDESEKDPGDPKGDVLNAVQQTVGVSAPSGGMVASLSLEAPVTRTEQTPPHSPRDPQGQSRETPGQACQAQEQKLLAELDLDLGFLLRDQTISSAFPLEEVKAEPPNHVIGEDTTPRDTPQQVCLNPGPSLPEPLPCSQEEPHLEGSNHCSLPGSKDKSPSMCLPNEKSFLCFAPESYPKVSASLRTATSSGFAGVNETVAPRTGMEQCSCQFSYATCFRGLQPETEEEDRGLEAHPTAPLTSPPSAGGQLALPWRPARVHSCSTEPLSRNSHIWPEYCTRALRQLKAAPASTPEGFSQLTESLLELQNILEASWGNGNTHPPEKCTWHFSESRSRLCMGSQKLLLSCQHVIRMDQSPEEMQGAVRDTFQHLVQLAGLCFQFTACSHCSTRHREAAGNLRDVVYTYHQFVEAAKLTCERGYHDLSVKLLARQCTALTAAVFCLTQKFWFSTAL